In Trifolium pratense cultivar HEN17-A07 linkage group LG7, ARS_RC_1.1, whole genome shotgun sequence, a genomic segment contains:
- the LOC123894297 gene encoding transcription initiation factor TFIID subunit 4b isoform X1 produces MDPSIVKLLEDDEDETMHSGADVEAFQAALNRDIGGDASNSQLSDSDAGSNNSFSQSLSTWPTSSHDNQIDCQNQEPKIAQLQEQPSSEMVLKQEGPIVEQIRNVASQDASNLTLSHKKSQDEFLQRQTVPVSHQHPQTNEVLKSEKDPIFNHEAIKTSNPNCESQYAKLQQMSNQQATVNEQPSSQVNRSKQVPFGLLLPILIPQLAKDRAMQLQTLFNKLKRDEIPKDNFVRLMKGIVGDQMLRIALTKVQQQTKANTGSSGQQHPVRMPSVTSSGTKFNDPHALAQLHQRSMSAAPDHSHNTSSGIQVKSEPTYSTMDISAKKPQEHDVRVVQPTQLPSSSSNAVSQETERSSVHIQGLNKQQQQHIHFPSTYGSSGGNYIPFSGTTTGSSPSLRPQPHPHDSHMRQIPHQNIGLSHLGVERQSSFNDPKRMPGGSVPTVVNNTSSQQNSNSWQPSAEQNPGLFTSMSYVKKEPNDLSIDQQHRHHLSKLHGLPSVNSGQNEQGSGINQGPVKDEFSRGSVVSTSMPHTTSASLPPNSAAPSASQLDPTVSLSSQIPASTSGINAKAPLKKTPLGQKKPLEALGSSPPPPSKKQKVSGSSLEQSIEQLNDVAAVSGVDLREEEEQLFSGSKEDSRASEASRRVVQEEEESLILLKAPLQRKLIEIMTEYGLKGMSNDVEKCLSLCVEERMRGVISNIIRMSKQRVDIEKTRHRTVVTSDVRQQIMTMNRKAREEWEKKQAEADKLRKLNDVDGGSGVDGDKEKDDGRNKGTKVNKDVDDKMRTNAANVAARAAVGGDDMLSKWQLMAEQAKQKREGGTDNASGSQPAKDVSRKSSPSSGRNTRDNQERERKGPTSLGNSAAARKFGKNQSPGSQTRIARNISVKDVIAVLEREPQMSKSSLLYRLHDRIHSDT; encoded by the exons ATGGACCCATCTATAGTGAAGCTTCTTGAAGATGATGAG GACGAAACTATGCATTCAGGGGCAGATGTGGAAGCGTTCCAAGCTGCATTGAATAGAGACATAGGTGGAGATGCTTCTAATTCTCAGCTTTCTGATTCAGATGCAG GAAGCAATAATTCATTCAGTCAATCATTATCAACTTGGCCAACTTCTAGCCATGACAACCAGATTGACTGTCAAAATCAGGAGCCTAAAATTGCACAGCTGCAAGAGCAACCTTCCTCTGAAATGGTGCTGAAGCAAGAAGGACCTATCGTGGAACAGATACGGAATGTTGCCTCACAGGATGCAAGTAATCTTACTTTATCACACAAAAAATCTCAAGATGAATTTCTCCAACGCCAGACTGTACCAGTTTCCCACCAACATCCTCAAACAAATGAAGTTCTGAAATCTGAAAAAGATCCTATCTTCAACCATGAGGCAATCAAAACAAGTAATCCCAACTGTGAATCTCAGTATGCAAAGCTACAGCAGATGAGTAATCAACAGGCCACGGTCAATGAACAACCTAGTAGCCAAGTCAATCGTAGTAAACAGGTACCGTTTGGCTTGTTGCTCCCTATTTTGATTCCCCAACTTGCCAAAGACAGAGCCATGCAACTTCAAACTTTATTTAACAAATTGAAG AGAGATGAAATACCTAAAGATAATTTTGTACGGCTTATGAAAGGGATCGTGGGGGATCAGATGCTTAGAATAGCATTAACAAAAGTGCAACAACAG ACAAAAGCCAACACAGGTTCTTCTGGACAGCAGCACCCTGTAAGGATGCCAAGTGTTACTTCCAGTGGAACAAAGTTTAACGATCCCCATGCATTAGCACAACTGCATCAGAGAAGTATGAGTGCTGCTCCAGACCATTCTCATAATACTTCTTCGGGTATCCAAGTGAAGAGTGAGCCTACCTATTCGACTATGGACATTAGTGCTAAAAAACCTCAGGAACACGATGTTCGAGTAGTGCAACCAACTCAATTACCATCATCCAGTTCTAATGCCGTTAGTCAAGAAACTGAAAGATCCTCAGTTCACATACAAGGCCTTAATAAGCAGCAACAACAGCATATACATTTCCCATCGACATATGGAAGCAGTGGTGGTAACTATATCCCTTTTTCTGGAACAACCACTGGTTCATCACCATCTCTCAGACCACAACCTCATCCTCATGATTCGCACATGAGGCAAATTCCACATCAGAACATTGGTCTAAGTCACTTAGGTGTAGAACGGCAGAGTTCTTTCAATGATCCTAAGAGAATGCCAGGTGGATCTGTGCCGACTGTGGTAAACAATACATCATcacaacaaaattcaaattcttgGCAACCATCAGCAGAACAAAATCCAGGCTTGTTTACATCTATGTCATATGTAAAAAAGGAACCTAATGATCTTTCCATTGATCAGCAACACAGGCATCATTTGTCGAAATTGCATGGGTTGCCTTCTGTTAATTCTGGTCAAAATGAACAGGGTAGCGGTATCAATCAAGGCCCTGTAAAGGATGAGTTTTCAAGAGGTTCTGTAGTATCAACTAGCATGCCGCATACAACATCTGCTAGCTTGCCGCCAAATTCTGCTGCCCCTTCTGCATCTCAACTAGATCCAACTGTCTCT TTAAGCTCTCAGATCCCAGCTAGCACTTCTGGTATTAATGCAAAGGCACCTCTAAAAAAAACTCCTCTTGGCCAGAAGAAACCACTTGAAGCACTTGGTTCTTCACCTCCCCCTCCAAG TAAGAAACAAAAGGTGTCTGGCTCATCTCTGGAACAAAGCATTGAACAGCTTAATGATGTTGCTGCTGTTAGTGGTGTTGATCTTAGG GAAGAGGAAGAACAGTTATTTTCTGGGTCCAAGGAGGACAGTCGAGCTTCAGAAGCATCTCGAAGAGTTGTGCAAGAAGAGGAGGAAAGTCTGATTTTGCTGAAAGCTCCATTGCAGAGAAAGTTGATTGAGATTA TGACCGAGTATGGCTTGAAAGGCATGAGTAATGATGTAGAAAAATGCTTGTCACTG TGTGTGGAAGAGAGAATGCGTGGAGTAATAAGTAACATAATTAGAATGTCAAAACAG CGGGTTGATATTGAGAAAACAAGACATCGGACTGTTGTCACGTCAGATGTTCGACAGCAAATCATGACAATGAATAGGAAAGCAAGGGAAGAGTGGGAGAAAAAACAGGCTGAAGCAGACAAGCTCCGGAAACTAAATGAT GTAGACGGTGGTTCCGGAGTTGATGGTGACAAGGAGAAGGATGATGGTCGCAATAAAGGAACAAAG GTGAACAAGGATGTAGATGACAAGATGAGGACAAATGCTGCAAATGTTGCAGCCCGAGCTGCTGTTGGAGGAGATGACATGCTGTCAAAGTGGCAACTTATGGCTGAGCAAGCCAAGCAAAAACGCGAAGGGGGGACGGACAATGCATCTGGTTCTCAGCCAGCTAAAGATGTCAGTCGCAAATCTTCACCATCATCTGGAAGGAACACAAGAGATAATCAAGAAAGGGAGAGAAAAGGTCCAACTTCTCTTGGGAATTCAG CGGCTGCTAGGAAATTTGGGAAAAATCAATCCCCTGGATCTCAAACTCGGATAGCTCGTAACATCTCTGTGAAGGATGTGATTGCAGTCTTAGAGAGGGAACCTCAGATGTCCAAATCATCACTCTTATATCGATTGCATGATAGGATTCATTCTGATACTTGA
- the LOC123895773 gene encoding pentatricopeptide repeat-containing protein At2g26790, mitochondrial-like, giving the protein MLCRLLHSPSFIILPLFKNSFSKTKTIHCNKKFTFSSSTSLALSSSQTHFTKPQNFSSFDPNTFKVLQRLYLYRNNPSLALSYFTQLNQHGFTHNIQTYASFIRILCYWNLNTSLDSLLRDIISRCSQQNPLFEVHELFEKLVESVDFDNKNCYFVRAFDGVVKAYVGLNMFDESVEFLFQFQIERFRIFPTMFACNFLINRLVNYDKIDMALDVYGRIKRLGLCPNHHTYGIIIKALCKKVDCLKYVVRVFDEMMDAGVTPNSYCYEAYIEGLCNNHMSDLGYEVLQYHRKMNAPIEVYAYAAVIRGFCNEMKLDKAEDVFYDMKWKGLVPDSHVYSSLIRGYCKSNDLGKAFKLHEDMISKGIKTTCVIASCILHCSGEIGMYSEVVDAFKELKRLGVFLDGVAYNIVFNSLCKLGKVDVAVGMLEELKSTHIDVDIKHYTTFISGYCLQGKTDVAYSVFKEMEENGFKPDGVAYNVLVAGLFRNRRDREAVDLLSYMDSQGVKPNSITHKITIEGLCSAGMVEDAEAYFNCRKDEGVEIYTAMVNGYCQAGLIEKSYEIFCEISNRGDIAKESSGFKQLSKVMYSKVLTALCQAENMKHARSLFDFFVEKGFTPDVVTYTIMIKSYCEMNCLQEAHDLFQDMEIRGIKPDVVTYTVLLDVGLKHFYSRHRKGKDAMYNILTIWGDMKQMGISPDVVTYTVMIDGHLKIYNFQNAITFFNEMIDLRLEPDIVTYTALVFGLLNGGYTDNVVMKEITPPLHIISKLERQIIKFRKVQFLK; this is encoded by the coding sequence ATGTTGTGTCGTCTCTTGCATTCACCTTCTTTCATTATTCTTCCTCTCTTCAAAAACTCATtctccaaaaccaaaaccattcactgcaacaaaaaattcactttttcttCTTCCACTTCTCTTGCACTTTCTTCCTCACAAACCCATTTCACTAAACCTCAAAATTTCTcatcttttgatcctaacaccTTCAAAGTCCTCCAAAGACTCTACCTTTATCGTAACAACCCTTCACTTGCACTCTCTTACTTTACTCAACTTAACCAACATGGTTTCACACACAATATTCAAACCTATGCTTCTTTCATTAGAATACTATGTTATTGGAATTTGAATACAAGTTTGGATTCTCTTCTTCGCGATATAATTTCTCGTTGTTCCCAACAAAACCCATTATTTGAAGTTCATGAATTGTTTGAGAAACTAGTAGAGAGTGTTgattttgataataaaaattgttaCTTTGTTAGAGCTTTTGATGGGGTTGTTAAAGCTTATGTTGGTCTTAACATGTTTGATGAAAGTGTTGAGTTCttgtttcaatttcaaattgaGAGGTTTAGGATTTTTCCAACTATGTTTGCTTGTAATTTTCTTATTAACCGTTTGGTtaattatgataaaattgaTATGGCTTTGGACGTTTATGGTCGAATTAAGAGGCTTGGTTTGTGTCCTAATCATCACACTTATGGCATTATTATCAAGGCATTGTGTAAGAAGGTTGATTGTTTGAAATACGTTGTTCGtgtgtttgatgaaatgatgGATGCTGGTGTGACTCCCAATTCGTATTGTTACGAAGCTTATATTGAGGGGCTGTGTAATAATCATATGTCTGATTTGGGATATGAAGTGCTCCAATATCATAGAAAGATGAACGCTCCTATTGAGGTTTATGCCTATGCCGCAGTTATTCGCGGGTTTtgtaatgaaatgaaattagaTAAAGCCGAGGATGTGTTTTATGACATGAAATGGAAGGGACTTGTTCCTGATTCGCATGTTTATTCTTCGTTGATCCGTGGATACTGTAAGAGCAATGATTTGGGTAAAGCTTTCAAATTACACGAGGACATGATTTCGAAGGGTATAAAGACAACTTGTGTGATTGCTAGTTGTATCCTTCATTGCTCGGGAGAGATTGGTATGTATTCAGAAGTTGTAGATGCATTTAAAGAATTAAAGCGGTTGGGTGTGTTTCTTGATGGGGTAGCATACAACATTGTTTTTAATTCTTTGTGTAAATTGGGTAAGGTGGATGTAGCAGTAGGTATGTTGGAGGAGTTGAAATCCACGCATATCGATGTAGATATCAAACACTACACAACCTTTATTAGTGGTTACTGTCTTCAAGGTAAAACCGATGTAGCCTATAGTGTTTTCAAAGAAATGGAGGAAAATGGATTTAAACCTGATGGTGTTGCTTATAATGTACTAGTTGCCGGTTTGTTTAGAAATCGCCGTGATCGTGAAGCAGTTGACCTTTTGAGTTATATGGATAGTCAAGGTGTGAAGCCAAACTCCATTACACATAAGATTACCATTGAAGGTTTGTGTTCAGCGGGCATGGTTGAAGATGCTGAGGCATATTTTAACTGTCGGAAAGATGAAGGTGTCGAAATCTATACTGCCATGGTTAATGGCTATTGTCAGGCTGGCCTTATTGAAAAATCATATGAAATTTTCTGTGAGATTTCAAACCGAGGAGATATTGCAAAAGAAAGTTCTGGTTTTAAGCAACTTAGCAAAGTAATGTATTCTAAAGTATTAACTGCATTGTGCCAAGCAGAGAATATGAAACATGCTCGctctttgtttgattttttcgtTGAGAAAGGATTTACGCCTGACGTTGTAACTTACACAATTATGATAAAAAGTTATTGTGAAATGAATTGCTTGCAAGAGGCTCATGACCTCTTCCAAGATATGGAGATCAGAGGGATCAAACCTGATGTCGTTACATACACAGTTCTactcgatgtgggactaaaaCATTTCTATTCTCGACACAGAAAAGGAAAGGATGCAATGTACAATATTTTGACTATCTGGGGAGACATGAAGCAAATGGGAATTAGTCCAGATGTTGTTACTTACACTGTTATGATTGATGGGCACCTAAAGATTTATAACTTTCAAAACGCAATTACATTCTTTAATGAAATGATTGACCTACGACTAGAACCAGATATTGTAACATACACTGCTCTAGTTTTTGGCTTGTTAAACGGAGGGTACACGGATAATGTGGTTATGAAGGAAATAACACCACCCTTGCATATCATCTCAAAGTTAGAACgtcaaattataaaatttagaaAGGTGCAATTTCTAAAGTAG
- the LOC123894296 gene encoding zinc finger protein ZAT10-like yields the protein MAMEALNSPTTATPFTPFEEPNHSYIDAAPWTKGKRSKRSRMDQSSCTEEEYLALCLIMLARSGNNNNNNKIITLPTAVKPALSDTESAPAKLSHKCSVCNKAFSSYQALGGHKASHRKSAVMSTGEDHQTTTTSSAVTTSSAASNGKIKSHECSICHKSFPTGQALGGHKRCHYEGGAGAGGGNSTVTASEVGSSHSQHRDFDLNLPAFPDFSKKFFVDDEVSSPHPAAKKPCLFKIEIPQY from the coding sequence ATGGCTATGGAAGCGCTTAACTCTCCCACCACCGCTACTCCTTTCACTCCTTTCGAGGAACCAAATCACAGTTACATCGATGCTGCACCTTGGACTAAAGGTAAACGTTCTAAACGTTCTCGTATGGATCAATCTTCTTGTACTGAAGAAGAGTATCTCGCTCTCTGTCTCATCATGCTCGCTCGCAGcggaaacaacaacaacaacaacaagattATTACTCTTCCCACCGCCGTCAAACCTGCTCTATCTGACACCGAATCAGCACCCGCTAAACTCAGTCACAAATGCTCTGTTTGCAACAAAGCTTTTTCATCTTATCAAGCACTTGGTGGACACAAAGCCAGTCATCGGAAAAGTGCTGTTATGTCAACTGGTGAAGATCATCAGACTACAACAACCTCATCCGCTGTGACTACAAGCTCTGCTGCATCCAACGGTAAGATCAAGTCTCATGAATGTTCCATTTGTCATAAATCCTTTCCTACTGGACAAGCTTTGGGAGGACACAAGCGTTGTCACTATGAAGGTGGTGCCGGTGCCGGTGGTGGAAACAGCACCGTAACTGCTTCTGAAGTTGGATCTTCTCACAGTCAACACCGTGATTTTGATCTTAACCTCCCGGCTTTTCCGGACTTTTCAAAGAAGTTTTTCGTGGATGATGAGGTTTCCAGTCCTCATCCTGCAGCTAAGAAGCCATGTCTTTTCAAGATTGAAATTCCTCAATATTGA
- the LOC123894297 gene encoding transcription initiation factor TFIID subunit 4b isoform X2, translated as MDPSIVKLLEDDEDETMHSGADVEAFQAALNRDIGGDASNSQLSDSDAGSNNSFSQSLSTWPTSSHDNQIDCQNQEPKIAQLQEQPSSEMVLKQEGPIVEQIRNVASQDASNLTLSHKKSQDEFLQRQTVPVSHQHPQTNEVLKSEKDPIFNHEAIKTSNPNCESQYAKLQQMSNQQATVNEQPSSQVNRSKQRDEIPKDNFVRLMKGIVGDQMLRIALTKVQQQTKANTGSSGQQHPVRMPSVTSSGTKFNDPHALAQLHQRSMSAAPDHSHNTSSGIQVKSEPTYSTMDISAKKPQEHDVRVVQPTQLPSSSSNAVSQETERSSVHIQGLNKQQQQHIHFPSTYGSSGGNYIPFSGTTTGSSPSLRPQPHPHDSHMRQIPHQNIGLSHLGVERQSSFNDPKRMPGGSVPTVVNNTSSQQNSNSWQPSAEQNPGLFTSMSYVKKEPNDLSIDQQHRHHLSKLHGLPSVNSGQNEQGSGINQGPVKDEFSRGSVVSTSMPHTTSASLPPNSAAPSASQLDPTVSLSSQIPASTSGINAKAPLKKTPLGQKKPLEALGSSPPPPSKKQKVSGSSLEQSIEQLNDVAAVSGVDLREEEEQLFSGSKEDSRASEASRRVVQEEEESLILLKAPLQRKLIEIMTEYGLKGMSNDVEKCLSLCVEERMRGVISNIIRMSKQRVDIEKTRHRTVVTSDVRQQIMTMNRKAREEWEKKQAEADKLRKLNDVDGGSGVDGDKEKDDGRNKGTKVNKDVDDKMRTNAANVAARAAVGGDDMLSKWQLMAEQAKQKREGGTDNASGSQPAKDVSRKSSPSSGRNTRDNQERERKGPTSLGNSAAARKFGKNQSPGSQTRIARNISVKDVIAVLEREPQMSKSSLLYRLHDRIHSDT; from the exons ATGGACCCATCTATAGTGAAGCTTCTTGAAGATGATGAG GACGAAACTATGCATTCAGGGGCAGATGTGGAAGCGTTCCAAGCTGCATTGAATAGAGACATAGGTGGAGATGCTTCTAATTCTCAGCTTTCTGATTCAGATGCAG GAAGCAATAATTCATTCAGTCAATCATTATCAACTTGGCCAACTTCTAGCCATGACAACCAGATTGACTGTCAAAATCAGGAGCCTAAAATTGCACAGCTGCAAGAGCAACCTTCCTCTGAAATGGTGCTGAAGCAAGAAGGACCTATCGTGGAACAGATACGGAATGTTGCCTCACAGGATGCAAGTAATCTTACTTTATCACACAAAAAATCTCAAGATGAATTTCTCCAACGCCAGACTGTACCAGTTTCCCACCAACATCCTCAAACAAATGAAGTTCTGAAATCTGAAAAAGATCCTATCTTCAACCATGAGGCAATCAAAACAAGTAATCCCAACTGTGAATCTCAGTATGCAAAGCTACAGCAGATGAGTAATCAACAGGCCACGGTCAATGAACAACCTAGTAGCCAAGTCAATCGTAGTAAACAG AGAGATGAAATACCTAAAGATAATTTTGTACGGCTTATGAAAGGGATCGTGGGGGATCAGATGCTTAGAATAGCATTAACAAAAGTGCAACAACAG ACAAAAGCCAACACAGGTTCTTCTGGACAGCAGCACCCTGTAAGGATGCCAAGTGTTACTTCCAGTGGAACAAAGTTTAACGATCCCCATGCATTAGCACAACTGCATCAGAGAAGTATGAGTGCTGCTCCAGACCATTCTCATAATACTTCTTCGGGTATCCAAGTGAAGAGTGAGCCTACCTATTCGACTATGGACATTAGTGCTAAAAAACCTCAGGAACACGATGTTCGAGTAGTGCAACCAACTCAATTACCATCATCCAGTTCTAATGCCGTTAGTCAAGAAACTGAAAGATCCTCAGTTCACATACAAGGCCTTAATAAGCAGCAACAACAGCATATACATTTCCCATCGACATATGGAAGCAGTGGTGGTAACTATATCCCTTTTTCTGGAACAACCACTGGTTCATCACCATCTCTCAGACCACAACCTCATCCTCATGATTCGCACATGAGGCAAATTCCACATCAGAACATTGGTCTAAGTCACTTAGGTGTAGAACGGCAGAGTTCTTTCAATGATCCTAAGAGAATGCCAGGTGGATCTGTGCCGACTGTGGTAAACAATACATCATcacaacaaaattcaaattcttgGCAACCATCAGCAGAACAAAATCCAGGCTTGTTTACATCTATGTCATATGTAAAAAAGGAACCTAATGATCTTTCCATTGATCAGCAACACAGGCATCATTTGTCGAAATTGCATGGGTTGCCTTCTGTTAATTCTGGTCAAAATGAACAGGGTAGCGGTATCAATCAAGGCCCTGTAAAGGATGAGTTTTCAAGAGGTTCTGTAGTATCAACTAGCATGCCGCATACAACATCTGCTAGCTTGCCGCCAAATTCTGCTGCCCCTTCTGCATCTCAACTAGATCCAACTGTCTCT TTAAGCTCTCAGATCCCAGCTAGCACTTCTGGTATTAATGCAAAGGCACCTCTAAAAAAAACTCCTCTTGGCCAGAAGAAACCACTTGAAGCACTTGGTTCTTCACCTCCCCCTCCAAG TAAGAAACAAAAGGTGTCTGGCTCATCTCTGGAACAAAGCATTGAACAGCTTAATGATGTTGCTGCTGTTAGTGGTGTTGATCTTAGG GAAGAGGAAGAACAGTTATTTTCTGGGTCCAAGGAGGACAGTCGAGCTTCAGAAGCATCTCGAAGAGTTGTGCAAGAAGAGGAGGAAAGTCTGATTTTGCTGAAAGCTCCATTGCAGAGAAAGTTGATTGAGATTA TGACCGAGTATGGCTTGAAAGGCATGAGTAATGATGTAGAAAAATGCTTGTCACTG TGTGTGGAAGAGAGAATGCGTGGAGTAATAAGTAACATAATTAGAATGTCAAAACAG CGGGTTGATATTGAGAAAACAAGACATCGGACTGTTGTCACGTCAGATGTTCGACAGCAAATCATGACAATGAATAGGAAAGCAAGGGAAGAGTGGGAGAAAAAACAGGCTGAAGCAGACAAGCTCCGGAAACTAAATGAT GTAGACGGTGGTTCCGGAGTTGATGGTGACAAGGAGAAGGATGATGGTCGCAATAAAGGAACAAAG GTGAACAAGGATGTAGATGACAAGATGAGGACAAATGCTGCAAATGTTGCAGCCCGAGCTGCTGTTGGAGGAGATGACATGCTGTCAAAGTGGCAACTTATGGCTGAGCAAGCCAAGCAAAAACGCGAAGGGGGGACGGACAATGCATCTGGTTCTCAGCCAGCTAAAGATGTCAGTCGCAAATCTTCACCATCATCTGGAAGGAACACAAGAGATAATCAAGAAAGGGAGAGAAAAGGTCCAACTTCTCTTGGGAATTCAG CGGCTGCTAGGAAATTTGGGAAAAATCAATCCCCTGGATCTCAAACTCGGATAGCTCGTAACATCTCTGTGAAGGATGTGATTGCAGTCTTAGAGAGGGAACCTCAGATGTCCAAATCATCACTCTTATATCGATTGCATGATAGGATTCATTCTGATACTTGA